CAACAAGCATCACAACACAAAACCAAAGATTTTTCTTCAGATGTAAGACCCTAACATTTATAGTACTTTACAACAATAACTAACTAATCATACTTCTCCCTCCACATGTACACAAGAAAGAAAAGCCAGGAAGTGGCCAATGCAATGTCCCCAACAGCATGCCTAGGCCAGTCATGTGCAAGATCCTCAAGCTTTCCTTCAAAGTAGAATCTCCACACAGCCATAGAGATGTGAAGAAGCACACACCCTTTGGCAAAGAAACTCTGGAACTCCCAGTCCTTAACACAAGCAACCATGAACACAAGGAAGCCTATTGTGAACAACAGCAAGCCAGAGAAGGAATCTGAGGTTTGGATCAAAAGCTGATCATGGGGTGTTGACCCTTGAAGCTTGCTTGCTGTCTTTGGTCCATGCCCCAACACCCTTATCTCTTTGGAATAAAAAACCATCAGTGATCCACAAGTCAAAGCTATCGCAGAATGCAGAACACATATTATGAAAAAGCAAGAAGAACCACCCATTGCTCCAAAACCACTGTGAAAGTCTTTCGTTTCTTACTTTTCAATACTCAATTAGGCTTCTTCCCCAGTAAAGGCAGTTGAAATTTCAAGCTCTAGTTACTTTAATTTACTCACCAgtagtataataataataataataatactagtaACAATAGAACCAAACCTGTGGCATGACCAATCCTGATCATTACCCTTTAGGATTTCAACCACTAACAAATCAGAAGCTGCAATAGATCATGGCTCAGTCTACTCAACTTTTCAAACATGGTAGCAAAAGGATGCAGAATTTCACCTTGATCTTAACTTGTTGATAAATTTGAACAAACGAAATTCAATTTGGTATCAACTTTTCAAACATAGTAGCAAAAGGATGCAGAAGTTCACCTTGATCATAACTTGTTGACAAATTTGAACAAACCAaattcaatttggtatataaagTACTTACATAATAGGGAGAGGATTAaatttggtgattgaatttggATAGAGCTTGATGAACCAAAGTTGATTGTTATATGTTACTATAAATTAATGCCTCATAAATTGCTTCCATACTTGATGCAGAAAATTGCCATACTTTACTGGTGGCCTCCTTTCTTGCTCCACtaagaaattaattgaaagcATGGTGTGGACTGTGGGTCTACATAGGATTATTCAGATAATCTAGTCGTTGTATTTTGTCTTTTCAAACTTGTAGGCCCCATTTGGAGTATCTAATCTCACACTTGGTTGGtccattttgaattattttcaaaatactaACGGAGCTTTCATTTCTAGATCCGATTGataattttgtagttattttATCTTATGGATAAGTATGGCAGAAAGAAAAATCTGTGATCCGCCACCCGAATTGTAAatatcttgttttgttttttttttttagagaaatgaTACTTCTATACgtgtattttgtattatttttataattaggagacaaaaaaatgagagagaaaaaataaaataagtaacatCGGAGTGGAAAACTagagaaataattaataaaatataaaagtaaaaatattataactctTTTCAAGAAATTGGCATTTAACTTCGGCCGAATAATAGTTTGGGctgaatagaaaaatataattattttctattcacGTCGACTGTTCACAAAAATATACTCCCATGATCTATATTTTAATCATTGCATATTTTTAGAACAAT
Above is a window of Glycine soja cultivar W05 chromosome 12, ASM419377v2, whole genome shotgun sequence DNA encoding:
- the LOC114378172 gene encoding uncharacterized protein LOC114378172; translation: MGGSSCFFIICVLHSAIALTCGSLMVFYSKEIRVLGHGPKTASKLQGSTPHDQLLIQTSDSFSGLLLFTIGFLVFMVACVKDWEFQSFFAKGCVLLHISMAVWRFYFEGKLEDLAHDWPRHAVGDIALATSWLFFLVYMWREKYD